AAAAGTATAATGGCTAGTGACTGTGAGGCCCCAGTAGACTGGAGAGGACACCAAAGGCCTCTGCTCTTCCATCTCTTGGATAGATAGAGAGGGAAGGCAGAACTTGTTTAGGTTTTTCCGGTGTCCGAGCTTGCCCCACAGATATATTAGAAATGATACCTTGGGGCGGAGCTAAAGCTAAGCGAAGGCCTCTACTCTTCCAACCCCTTGGATAGATGGAGTGGGAAGGCAGAActtgttttggtttttccaGTTTTCGAGCTTGCCCCACAGATATATTAGAAATGATACCTTGGGGCGGAGCTAAAGCTAAGCAAATAGCTTCTGCTCCAATAATAGATCACTCTGCAGGTGGTAGTAAGAGATGTGAATCTGTCTTCCCACTGTGTGATTTTTTGAGCAATTGGCCAACTGTGGACGAATATCAAGTTTCGTTTGCCTTTTCTGAACATGTCCGTGTATATTAATACCATTTGAAAGTCTCATTGTTTTCGTTTAATTATGTGCATAGGTTGATGGTagtggaaagaaaaagaagggtgGAGCTGGGTTTCAAGTTGGGAAGAAAAAAGTGAAGACCAAGTTGACTGCAGCGGCAAAAGCAAAAGCAGCCCAGGCAATGGAACTTGATAAATGAGGTTTGATGTGTATATTTTTAGGGACCTGGATTGATGAAtggatatatttatttcttgtgATCTGTAACAGAAAGAAAGTTCTTAATTTCTAGTAAACTTTGATCTTCCACTTGCCTTTTCTCTTGATTTCTGATCTCTTGATTGCCTGAATTCGAATCTGATAGATTGAGGATGTTTATATTGATATACTATGTGGAgtaatttcatatttgaaatGGGTTATGAAGCCACCCctttattcttttaagttGGATGTTTCAATCTTGAAAATCTTCCCTTGAACGCTCAATTTTTGTTCGGCCAGTTTCTCCTTATAGAAAAATCCATATTCCTTGGAATTGATTGTTGCTTCATTCTCCAGTTAACTTGATGATCTTGataaccaagagacatcaatcatacaatatatttcaagGAAGATgcgaagaaaatgttgttgaaattattaaaagatattttaattcatgccACGTtgaattacaatttagagttataaattgttataaattttgggtggattacaatttagagtaatttagagttattgtatttcattaatatt
This portion of the Cucurbita pepo subsp. pepo cultivar mu-cu-16 chromosome LG08, ASM280686v2, whole genome shotgun sequence genome encodes:
- the LOC111801059 gene encoding uncharacterized protein LOC111801059 — its product is MSKKNNLSRRKNQHEFDLRREKQEKEKAAKKLQAKKNKMKVDGSGKKKKGGAGFQVGKKKVKTKLTAAAKAKAAQAMELDK